A single region of the Salvelinus sp. IW2-2015 linkage group LG20, ASM291031v2, whole genome shotgun sequence genome encodes:
- the oacyl gene encoding O-acyltransferase like protein yields the protein MRGTVLMYDAFGKMGSDVVGGNVNRPGSLQECLSVQGPSFTGQYCQVFLKQDPIQYFVGICVPDSCVEEEVQTLVVYETFQQARTSLIPPVPSTLLAQSTQGLFMTQCLSHTGAPDLSVVTCLFVCCALVAVPLTATLFVAIVRWQRNREVGPGVESSSLKTRDPNLYGTLISNGTSSGGGSNNSCSGQLDSQMEQYTEEEEEEGGEDGSCMYSWLQAFSFQACSQEVLSTASPGGGYSSLNGIRIFSLLWIICGHTVQLSAWNNLDNDKRWKETVEKNPLHVFAFSGPVYLAVDTFLLLGGLLSARSLLGSIQRAEDKLSAGLVANFLFKRFKRVQPLHLFIVCLAIGLFSVVQRGAFWFIAEDEIINCKKYWWSNLLLVNNLFTITDICAPWTWYLSLDFQFYATTPLLIYLYRLNKGVLVGVASALLFLSSLTSAVLTALLHLPVHQPTTLKYENYFQYYYNKPYTRYGPYLIGILAGISMTTKKXHLLKHQWQAAVGWFCCLSVMAILVGLAYVLRDVPPQPSAPHALYQGIHRSLWALAVAWIILACEEGYGGFVDNLLSLNLWVPLSNISFACYLIHPVLIILYNGKQETPIHYTDMNFFYLFLGHMILTVVIGYVLTVLVEKPYLFLKGSKA from the exons atgagaggaaCAGTTCTTA tGTATGATGCCTTTGGGAAGATGGGTAGTGATGTGGTGGGGGGCAACGTGAACAGGCCTGGGTCTCTCcaggagtgtctgtctgtccagggaCCCTCCTTTACTGGACAGTACTGCCAGGTCTTCCTCAAACAA GACCCAATCCAGTACTTTGTTGGAATATGTGTTCCTGATTCCTGTGTGGAGGAAGAGGTTCAGACACTAGTTGTTTACG AGACCTTCCAGCAGGCCAGGACCTCCCTGATCCCTCCAGTACCATCCACCCTACTGGCCCAGTCCACTCAGGGCCTGTTCATGACCCAGTGTCTGTCCCATACTGGTGCTCCAGACCTGTCTGTTGTCACCTGCCT ATTTGTGTGTTGTGCGTTGGTGGCCGTCCCCTTGACTGCAACCCTGTTCGTGGCCATAGTGAGAtggcagagaaacagagaggttgGCCCTGGAGTAGAGTCTTCTTCTCTGAAAACCAGGGACCCAAACCTCTACGGGACGCTGATATCCAACGGCACGTCTAGTGGTGGAGGCAGTAACAACAGCTGCTCTGGACAACTGGACAGCCAGATGGAGCAAtacacagaggaggaagaggaagaggggggggagGACGGCA GTTGTATGTACTCGTGGCTCCAAGCCTTCTCCTTCCAGGCCTGCAGCCAGGAGGTCCTCTCTACAGCTAGCCCAGGTGGAGGCTACTCCTCCCTGAATGGGATCCGCATCTTTAGCCTTCTATGGATAATCTGTGGACACACTGTCCAGCTCAGCGCCTGGAACAACCTAG ATAATGACaagagatggaaagagacagTGGAGAAAAACCCTCTGCATGTGTTTGCCTTCAGTGGACCTGTCTATCTGGCTGTGGATACCTTTCTGCTCCTAGG GGGTCTTTTGAGTGCAAGGTCCCTGCTGGGGTCCATCCAGAGAGCGGAGGACAAACTGAGTGCAGGTCTGGTGGCCAACTTCCTCTTCAAGAGGTTTAAAAG AGTCCAGCCGCTGCACCTCTTCATCGTGTGTCTCGCTATCGGCCTCTTCTCCGTGGTCCAGAGAGGCGCATTCTGGTTCATCGCCGAGGATGAGATTATCAACTGTAAAAAGTACTGGTGGTCCAACCTGCTACTGGTCAACAACCTCTTCACCATCACTGACATA TGTGCTCCATGGACCTGGTATCTGTCCCTGGATTTCCAGTTCTATGCAACAACCCCCCTGCTCATCTACCTCTATAGGCT GAACAAAGGTGTTCTGGTTGGTGTGGCTTCAGCTCTGCTGTTTCTGTCCAGTCTGACTAGCGCTGTTCTCACTGCCCTACTGCACCTCCCAGTTCACCAGCCTACCACACT AAAGTATGAAAACTACTTCCAGTATTACTACAATAAACCCTACACCAGATACGGGCCCTACCTGATCGGGATCCTGGCAGGGATAAGCATGACAACTAAGAAASGCCACCTTTTAAAACATCAG TGGCAGGCTGCAGTAGGTTGGTTCTGCTGCCTGTCAGTCATGGCGATATTGGTAGGATTGGCCTATGTCCTCCGGGATGTCCCACCCCAGCCGTCCGCGCCTCACGCCCTCTACCAGGGGATCCATCGCTCCCTCTGGGCCYTGGCCGTGGCCTGGATCATACTGGCCTGTGAGGAGGGATACGGMG gattcGTTGATAACCTCCTGTCACTAAATCTGTGGGTTCCTCTGTCCAACATCAGCTTTGCCTGTTACCTGATCCATCCTGTTCTTATTATACTATACAACGGCAAACAGGAGACTCCTATACACTACACAGACATGAACTTT TTCTATCTGTTCCTGGGTCACATGATTCTGACGGTGGTGATTGGCTATGTGCTGACCGTGTTGGTGGAGAAGCCCTACCTCTTCCTCAAGGGCAGTAAGGCTTAA